The DNA window TATTGTTGAAGCTTTGTTGGAACATATTGCATTCAAAtccaaatgaaaaatgtttccCAAACTTGTCTAGCTGTTtaacatagaaaatataaaaagcagtAGTTTTGGCTCTGAACATTCTAAGGAAAATGTTTGACTTTAGGTACAACTATTAAGTGTCTACTTTAATGTTTGGAATCCTGTTTTTTACGTAAGcactacacccagtgtggggcttcgAACTCAAGATCcggaggtcaagagttgcatgctctactgattgagccagccgcCTCTTGTATTTTTACTCTAAAATGAGCTGCTgaaggaacgcctgggtggctgtagttggttgagtgcctgactcttggtttcagctcttgtcatgatcttgggggtcctgggattgagccccatttccactctgggctccctgcttagcagggagtctgcttgtttctccctctctgcccctccccctgcttgcttgtgCGTACGTGAgctctcacaaataaatgaataaatcttaaaaaaataaaaaataaaaagctactaTAAAACATCttaggtttttttattgttttgtttgttttaccttttctagGTTTCTCAGTTTGGGTGCAGGTCTTTTGCCTTGCTTTTTGATGATATTGACCATAATATGTGTGCAGCAGACAAAGAGGTATTCAGTTCTTTTGCTCATGCCCAGGTCTCCATCACAAATGAAATTTATCAATACCTAGGAGAACCAGAAACTTTCCTCTTCTGTCCCACAGGTATTGTATATAATAGCTTTATATTTAACTAGTCTTCTTGAAATGCATCACTTTCAAAGAATCACGTATGGGTTTTACTGCGCTGTCCCCTCTCCCTTTGGTGGTGTATAAAGGTCGGAATTCTTCTAGAAGACATTTCTCAAGGCGTTACACTGGAGAAATTTTAGGAACTAATAAATGGCAACTGAACAAGCAAAAGATTTCATGTATGTTTAGTACTGGCAGTATCTGAACAGTACATTTTCAGGATTGAAGAAAGGATAGTATTATCAAAATGAAAGACTAGGAAAAAGCAAATTTACATTGCTTTTAACTTAGTCACTTCTCATTTCCTCCtacttgttcctttttttctgcctATGCCTATCTGTATCCTTTTTCACTCTTCCCACTTCCATCTGGGCTCTTATTTCCAGTAGTCAGCATAGAAAACTGCTAATTTTCCCCCCATTCCTCCCCCCTCTAGTTCCTTCCATTGAAAATGTATTAGCCTCTCTTAGTTCCCCCTCAAAATTTGGCTTATAAGAAATTTCCCctgacttgatttctttttcaggaagAGATAAATTAGTTCTAAGAAATTTTAGTCTGAGTTTATTTAACTTCATGTGTATGTCTGTTTTAAAGTACTGTGAGCCATGAACCTTATCTCAGTGGTTTGATACTATATGAGTACTCAAATAATGTTTAATAAGGTTATAGTGGGAAATACTTAATTCACTGCAAATCACAATTTACTTGCTGTTGAGTACTAATAGCCATGGGCATaatgttgcatttttttctcttatgattatCAGTTTGTTCTGTTTGGCCTCTAGTTGTTATTGAGAAAAGTAGGCAATTCAGAAGTATGTAGAAAATGCTAAAAATTCCAATTATTTCTTTAGTAAACTGGTATTTTTTGTGACCGTAGGGTCATAAGGATCAGTCTGTATTATTGGAGGAAGAATATCAGATTTTATGAAttgagtcatttttatttttttgagttgaGTCTTTAATGAACTACCCACTTTAGTTTACTTCCTTTGGGATAGGACATGGAGGCTCTTTATCATTTGGATGAAAAGAATTTAGAGTTGGTAGACATTTTTTCCCCCGCATTTAAAAACCCATGACCATTTTATTCCTGactgttttacttaattttttctcCTACATTCAGAATATTGTGGCACTTTCTGTTATCCAAATGTGTCTCAGTCTCCTTACTTAAGGACTGTGGGTGAAAAGCTTCTACCTGGGATTGAGGTGCTTTGGACAGGTAAGTCTTTAGATTTTATACAGTAAAACTTCAGAtaactagaacttaaaaaaattggttCTGGTTAATTGGATACTTTTTGAAAACTGAGTCTGAACCAGAAAAGTTTGTTGttaaaagtctttcttttatGAAGTATACATTCTTCATTTAGTATAAAAAACATCTTGAGGATTTTGCAGTGAATCTGAGTTATAGGTTGTTGATAAATAATGGGGAACCTGGGCTAAAGGGTACTGATCTCAGCCTTAGAAGGGagagttttattttatcaaataaaagcTATCACGCTGGATTGTCAGCTAGTAATCACAAGCTGTAttataatggaaaaagaaactgTTTACATGAAAATTTGTTTCTTAACTATCAGTATGAGGAAGCCTGCACAAACCTCTTATCTTTATACTACTACttccatttctagaaatgtgATCTGAGGAAATACTGGGGGGCTATTGGGTAAAACTGAGTAAAAAATACATGTTGTgttactttgaaaagaaaaattgttagaaagtgtgtgtgtatgtgtgtgtatatatatacgtacataaatcacaaaatacaatgaaaaattgaatatatttgaaGAATCATGTTTGAGGGTCTTTTAACAAATGGTCATCATTATTTCTAGGTCCCAAAGTTGTTTCTAAAGAAATTCCGGTGGAGTCCATTGAAGAGGTTTCTAAGATTATTAAGAGAGCTCCAGTAATCTGGGATAACATTCATGCTAATGATTATGATCAGAAGAGACTATTTCTAGGGCCATACAAAGGAAGATCCACAGAACTCATCCCAAGGTTAAAAGGAGTCCTTACTAATCCAAATTGTGAATTTGAAGCCAACTATGTTGCTATCCACACCCTTGCCACCTGGTACAAATCAAACATGAATGGAGTGAGAAAAGATGTGGTGATGAGTAAGTAGACGGCTTAATCCCTGACTTTGGGGGGAGAGCTGGAGTTAACTAGAGCTATTGGCAAGTATGTGTTCTTTTGTCATAACTTCAGAGGTTTTTAAAGTGTGTTGTTTAGTCCTATGATTGACGTACATATGTGATAGAAGAAGGGCTGAGTGgctttggacaaattatttaataacTTCTTGTCCTTAGTTAtttgcttccctctttcccccagttctttgcttttaaaatgtgactcAGTCTTTGAAATCTGAGTACTATACAAACTAGTCTTTGAGTGTTCTTGTTATCCTTAGAATTATTCTGATTCAGTTTGTGTTTTCTGGTGATTTTTATTAAATgggatatttaatttaatttaatttatttgagagagagcgagagagcgagtgcacaagccaggggagaagcaggcagagggacaagcagaccctcccctgcgctgagcagggagcccaatgtgggactcaatcccaggacccagggatcatgacctgagctgaaggcacacacttaaccaagtgagccacctcGGTGCCCATTAAATGAGATGTTTAAGATGActgactatcattcagaattacTTCGTATTATCTTTTAGATTTCAGCTTACATTTATAGAATGTATTCTGTATTCTCATTTTAGACATTGGCttactaattttttattcatgaaaatTTCCCAGTTGCATCTTAATAAGAAAATTCTGGCTAAGTTGTTTAGTcattgacatttatttatttattgttaaagattttattaatctatttattagagggagggggcgtgcagagggagagagaggaagggagaagcagactccctgccaaacagagagcccaatatgggtcacttccaggaccctgagatcgtgacctgagccgaaggcagatgcttaaccgagccacccaggtgcctcatatttattgacatttaaaCACATACTAAGATGTGGCAAGTGCACCTTCCTGGCACTAAGATGCAAAGAATAAAGTAGTCCCCACTTTCGAAGAACATAGTCTGGTTTTGAATAAAGCATATAGGCAACTGTGGTATGGTTTGATAAATGCTGAGGCAGTTGTCTACAAAGTGCTGTGGGAATACAGAGGAGAGAGTTATTACCTCTGCTAAGCAGAAGTGGTGGTAAGAAACAATCTCATAGAGGAGGGAATACTTAAACTGCATCAAAGTGTGAGTAAAGGGTTCTGAGCCTTAAAGGGTTGGTAGGCAAGAGATGAAAACACTGGACACTGAAAAATTTGAAGTTATCTGAATTTTGGCCCATTTAGGAGGTTTGGGAATGTCACATGATGCTTGGGTGTGGTATGTAGGCATACAgttgttttttcctgatttctgtAATCCTACTTCCAATTCTGTTTATTGGGTTAATACCTCCCATTAAGGCTCAGTCATTGTGGACTCtacccattaaaaaatgaaatttcagtcTTCTCTGTATACATGGCACCTGcctcctatctctctctctctttctctttctttaaagattccatttattagagagcacaagcagggagagcagcaggcaggaggagagggagaagcaggatccccactgagcctggagcctgatgtggggctcgatcccaggacactggaatcatgacctgagccacctgggcacccgtCTACCTCCTGTCTCTTTTAAGGCAGAGCATGAAGCACATTAAGGAGTAGTAGATATTAACCAAACTGGGCCATATGCAGGGAAATACAAAGGAATGCTAAGAATAGGAGGGCTTGGGATACTAAGCCAAAGAGTTCAGACCTAATTTTTTCTAACAGTATCCTGGTTCAGAGCTTCATTATGTGTTTATTATCTGTGCTTATATGTGGGTTCTgtactgatttttctcttctcccccagTATAGTTAttaatttgcttattattttttcataatgatTTGCCCATTAAGTTACAAGCCCCTGAAGGGTTGGGAATGTTTTCTTTATGGAAATCATAGTGCCTTAAACCTCACATTCCCAATGATTGGTACTCAGTGAACATTTATGAATGACTTTCCCAGTGATTCTAAACGTAATGTTCCGTATTTCAAGTGGGATGTTACATTTAGCAATGCATTTAGATGATTTATAGGTGAAGTGGTTCAGTTAAGgttgtgtttgcatttttatgtttaagGTTTCTTCTAGttcttattctttgtttctttagttgTACTGTTAATAACTGGTGTTTTGCATTTGTCCCTCTCATCAGGAGACTTTTATAATTAAAGctgttttttgtgtatggtttttgtttttgtttttgtttttgtttttttgcagctGACAGTGAAGACAGTACTGTATCGATCCAGATAAAGTTAGAAAATGAAGGCAGTGATGAAGATATTGAAACTGATGTGCTCTATAGTCCACAGATGGCTCTAAAGTTAGCTTTAACAGAATGGTTGCAGGAGTTTGGTGTACCTCATCAGTATAGCAGTAAGTTTGGCCCTTCTTTTAAGCGGGTTAGATCACATGGTTGAATCCTAAAGTAAAGAACATTTGATGTGCCTGTCATAGGCCCACCAAACAAAATTTAGGAAGGGATCTAGAGAATAAGGTCTTCAAAATCTTAACTTTTGGTTTTAAGTAGCGTTTATCTTGATGGAATgctaatttgtttaaaaaatgtcttttttggaaTAATTGTTTTTAGATCTAGATCTTCAAAAGAGAAGATAATAATATGTATTGACATATTTGGGGGGGATGTTTAtcgtggggtttttttcctctcttccctccctgcctccctggtgGTTTAGAGAAATTGTACTTTTCTCAGGGCTAGATATTATTTGGAATCTCAAGTTGAGGTTCCAGTTATAGATATGATAAGAAAACATTTGTTTAGATCTGATTTGTTCTGTTTCTAACTCTGATTATCTTTGTGGTAATTTTTCTTTGTAGGTAGGCAGGTTGCACACAGTGGAGCTAAAGCAAGTGTAGTTGATGGGACTCCCTTAGTTGCCGCACCCTCTTTAAATGCCACAACTGTAGTTACAACAGTTTATCAGGAGCCCATTATGAGCCAGGGGGCAGCCTTGAGTGGTGAGCCTACAGCTCTgaccaaggaagaagaaaagaaacagccaGATGAGGAACCCATGGACATGGTAGTGGAAAAACAAGAAGAGACAGACCACAAGAATGACAGTCAAATACTAACTGAAATTGTTGAAGCTAAAATGGCTGAGGAATTGAAACCAATGGACACAGATAAAGAGAGCATAGCTGAATCAAAATCCCCAGAGATGTCTATGCAGGAAGATTGCATTAGCGATATTGCCCCTATGCAGACTGATGAACAGACAAACAAGGAGCAGTTTGTGCCAGGTCCAAATGAAAAACCTTTGTACACTGTGGAACCAGTGACTTTGGAGGATTTGCAGTTGCTTGCTGACCTATTCTACCTTCCTTATGAGCATGGACCCAAAGGAGCACAGATGTTACGGGAGTTCCAGTGGCTTCGAGCAAATAGCAGTGTTGTCAGTGTCAATTGCAAAGGAAAAGACTCTGAAAAAGTGAGTATGCTTAATTTATCCTCTTCTCTAGCCTGGGTGGGTCCCCATGCTGATGATATGAAGGAAGCCTTTAGTGAGTATACTGGTAACTCTCTGAAAATTGACCACATCTTAGAATATGCCCTGTAAAGTGGATATGGACTCTGCTGATTCTGGTGCATAGAGTTCCATAGTTTGACATTAGAGTGAGGAATGAAAAAGTCACAGttgattattttagaaatatttgtcagTTTGGGGAGACAGATTTATTGTTTGTCTAAAGAGTTTAAGCCCAGTGATCCTTTAATGTTTAGGATAAGTTGCAGGTACCTGATAATACAAACAGTTTATAATTATGTTGtaggttgttttggttttttgcagTTTTTTGAGTCATATTTTTACTGATCTTCAATAGATTGAAGAATGGCGGTCACGAGCAGCCAAGTTTGAGGAGATGTGCGGACTGGTGATGGGAATGTTCACTCGGCTCTCCAATTGTGCCAACAGGACAATCCTTTATGACATGTACTCCTATGTTTGGGATATCAAGAGTATAATGTCTATGGTGAAGTCTTTTGTACAGTGGTTAGGTAGGTGCACCAGGAATAATCTCTTTTCCTCAGATATATTGtcccttaaaaatgaaaaagaaaaaagattatcccacagggagaaaaatatttaaggaattggCAAATTTTTCAACTCTGTTTAAATTCTTTGCTTAGATTTCTTTCAAAGGTCTAGCCGTTGTTGACAAACTTGAGATGCAAGTCTCCGTAAATATATCAAGCACAGTGATTTTTCTCCCTTGGGCTAATTCAgcataaatatctttaaaatgtgttagAAGAGTACTGACTTTAACTTGCTCTGACTGAATGCTTCCTGGATGGAACTCTGTATAGCACTTTCACCTGATTTGGAGATGAGACACTATGAATTGTGACTGTGAGCTCTCTGCTGCTTGCTGTGTCTTGGTAACATTAATTGCTGTGTTTAACAGAACAATTGCTGAAATGACCTAAGGGGCCTGGCAAGAGGAAGCTATCCTCCCAGCCCTGTGCGCATGCGAGCTTTAGTGGTAGGCTATTCTGGTGCTACTTGGTATTATTTCACATggctttttctttattcctctacCAAGTAATTGGTTTTATTAGGGGATGAAAATTGCAATCCCCTGAAAAATCTCTCCTTCATTAAATGGACTTCTTATGTCTCTtttgaaaactgatttttttatttttattttttgggaaaTTCTCAACAAACTTGGTAAAAAGCACCAGCATGGCCAAGTTTCTCCAGGGACCTCATTTCATTTCCAGGTTTTCAATCCAGCTATAAGGAATATGTAATGGACTTACATATAGCACACAGCAGGCAGCAAGGCTAACTGACATGTCATAGTTTTCATAGTAGTCACAAACACTGTGATGGGTTACTTGGTCTTGGTTGTGAAACAGATGTGTGAAACACTGAGTGTAGATGAAGGAGTAGTAGCAGTGAGATTTCTTACTTTCTGCCTATATACTTTTGGACTCttagatattaaagaaaaataatagcagtTAAAAGTAGTGTCTCTTTTAGTTTGAAAATATAGAACTTTGGGTTTCTGTATATTTAGCACAACAGAATTTTTACCTCTTGTTAAAAGGCTCCAAGACACCTCTTTTCTGTGATATCTGCATTTAGGCTCAGGAAGAACCTCTATATTGGTTATTGGAAGACAGCATTTGCCTTCCAGGCTTGTGGCCAGGGAGTTACAATTAAATCTCTTACAGGGATTTAAATCTTAAGTTTCCAGTCTGAGATTTGGATTCTTGAGCTTGggaaagtttaatttaaaatttgatattGAGCTTTTAATtcaagaattattaaaaattaaattcttgatTATATACagtattgtttctatttcctctcAGGTTTTATTTCTGTACCATGGAAATATGGGGTCAGCTTTCCCAAATTGTGTAGATAACTATTGCACAATCTCAAGGTCAGAGCATCTTAGAAGTTTTAAATAATTGTCTTGGCATCCACATAGCTTTACAAAAAGCTCACGACAAGGAGAGTATTTTCATGGATCTATAGTAATTTCAGGGAGTTACTGATTAGAACCCTttgttttcctcctctctccagtCCAGCTGGCATTCAGTCCTTTAAAGAATGTGGCTATGCAGTACTTTTGATGACTAACGACTTCTATTATCTTCTTCCCCATTGTGTACAGATGGGAGAATCCTCAGCACAAGTGTCTACTACTATTGGATGGACAGCGGCAGATGTTCACAGCGCGTCATGATTAATTAGTTTAAATTGAAAGGTTCTGTCTGTGAGGTAGCTCAGATTTAAGGGCAGTAGGCATGAACTGAAGTCACGTTTGCGCAGCGACTGAGGCATTAACCATGTTTTCATTTACACAGCTCTTCGTACATGCAGCTTTTTATTGTAATAGCTGGAAGTGCTAGTTATGTTGTAGTCTCAAAGTGGGGGGTAGGGGAAATTGGCTGATCTTAAAGTTTGAGAGTATAGTTTTTTCCTGCAGTGTAAATTTACACTGAGCTATGAAATGGGGTATGTTCTCTTAGCCTAAATTTTGACcctgtttcatatttattttacaaatttacatattatgtgttttcttaaaGCACCCCTACCCCTAAAAAATGACAAACCTGGATATAATCTCTTAATGGGCCAGAATTGTgaacaaaaaaatcagtttgcTTTGGGACTGTCTGACTAGCACACTATATCTTGTACTGATGAGACTGTTAACTTGAACAGGAGGTAGAATGCTGTCTTCAAATGGAAAAGAACTATATTGCGCTGCTTTATCTTGTCAGAAGACTAGGCAGGTGATTTTGATTTGGCCTCCAAATATTTGCTTTCAATTATTTCTTGTTGTTAGTTTCCTTTATTGCCTCTGAAGTTGGTTAAGTGGTGACCTTAGTGTTGACTTCTGGACCTCAAACCCTGCCACTCTGCATGTCTTCAGTGCGATGCAAAGATTATAATGGTCAGTCAGAGGAGCCCAGATACTGTCATACTTTTAAGAAAAGTATGTCTTAGCTCTGGCTAAATTAGGAGCATCAGTTGGCTCTGCTTAGTTCTTAGAATTTGTCTGACTGCTATTATTATTAGCCAAGTCTGAATTGGATTGTCCTTGTtagaaaaatagttttcattgcgTGTTGTTGTCAACTTACTTAACagtttcttttgttcattctGCTGACCTTAGTTTTCTGACAAGATTaatcctccctccccctttttcccttcctgtaCCCTTCCTCATAATGTAAAATGTGACTTCAGACAGGTTTAATTCCTTCATGGGCTGTGATAATAAAATGTCTTCTTATCTGTCTCATTCATTTCACTTCATGATTACTGTAATTTCACTACAGAGCAAGCAgctggcttgatttttttttttttttttacagctgtaTCTAGGGAATATATAAACTTGACCCAGACAAACTTGAGACTGACTTTCCTTCCAGTAATTAAAGGGTAGAACCCTTTACAGTGATTGATTATTCATTaatcagaggaagaaaacattGGTATTGAAATTCcgttacaaattaaaaaaaagaaattattatcaCAGCCTTGTCCTGAAACCCTGGATTATTATTGTTAGAGAGCTATTTCCACAAAGTGTTTGTTAGTGTGTTGGACGTTTGAGACCCCAGGAAATCCCCTTTCTCGTAACGTTCTCCGCTTGGATCTGATCTCAACAGGGTGTCGTAGTCATTCTTCAGCACAGTTCTTAATTGGAGACCAAGAACCCTGGGCCTTTAGAGGTGGTCTAGCAGGAGAGTTCCAGGTATCAATATGAATTCACAACTGAattgacattttctttgttttatgagAAACCTTATGTTGCGCATCAGATGGCTGGAAGGATTGGTCTGCCGAAGGCTTTCTAGTCCCAAATTCAATTTAGTTACATAGCTggattttaaatcaaattttcctcctctttcacaGTAATTTCTGAAGGAGATGCTGCCAATTCCCCCCGCGCCTGCGAAGCGCAGCGGCTCTAGGTGTACACTTCACATTGTTTCTTTGCAGGTCGCACACCATTTTAATCTGCGCCCGCAATGCACAATGCGCGCATGCTTGTCTGCCAGTGGAAACTCCATGAGCAAAAAGGATGAATAATTATGAAGTGAATGGTGAAAGGACTTTTGGATACTTTcccaattattttataaataaaactgtactCTAAAGAACAGTCTGTTAatgaaaatttgaacaaaataagCTTTTTGGTGTTGGAATTTGTTCATGGACTTTTCAGGTGCTCTACTTTTCTCCCCCCAACAGGTGCTCTGCTGCGCGCAGCAAACTGAAGCGCATTGCTTTGGGGATAAAGCGTCTCCTGGACAGATAACCCTCTTCAGACCAAACCTCTCCTCCTGACATTCTGTTCTGCCATCTTTTAGTACAGAGATGGTCTATATaagattggtttaaaaaaaaaatagatttgtgatactggaatagatttttttttttactgtaaatttAAATCCCCATTAATACGCCACTAAAGCTATGTAACTCagtttgggtaatttctattcAGAAGCACCCCCTTCCCTCAGCAAAGAGGTGTTTATTTTAGTAAAGCATAGTACACCCCTCTTCTTTAGGTCTGCCTGCAGTAGCCAGTTAATGTTAAGTTGGTAATCTGCAGTGCACACCCATTTAAAGAAATGGATATCTTCCCAACACTAATCCatctcctttttgtttcttcccaCAGCGTTTGCTGCCAATTGATGGGGCAAATGATCTCTTTTTTCAACCACCCCCACTGACTCCTACCTCCAAAGTTTATACTATCAGACCATATTTTCCTAAAGATGAGGTAATTGTCTACCTACCCACTTGGTATATGGTTATGGTGCTCACTCATTACTTTGCTTTGAACTCCCTGGTTAAAAGAATCAGTTCTGGTGCACTCTTCACAGCACGTatgctaaaattggaatgatacagagaagattagcatgacCCCTGTGTAAGAATGGCACGCAAATTGGGAAGTGTTCcgtatttttacttatttatttaatttaaaaacaaaatttatttatttgagagagagcgtgagagagagtgtgagagagggGAGCttcagagggagatgcagactccctactgagcagggagcctgatgggggacttgatcccaggactccaggatcatgacctgagcctaaggcagtctcccaaccaactgagtgacccaggcaccccgtgttccatatttttaaaggggaaaagaagtaGTTCTGTGTTTTCAAATAGGTACTTGAGGTGAAAAAGTTAACTAAAACATTGAGCCACACGAGGGGTGATATTTAAGGAAGAACCTAATAAGGAACTTATAACATCTTGAGCTAAGTCCTTTAAGTCTGTATTTAGAGTTGGAATTAATAAGTAATCAGTGTGTCCAAATGATATGTTGTCCTTGGCTGATTTTCTCTAATAGTATTCTGTAATTTTCAGTTGTGAAGTATCAGTGGGCATACAGGAAACAACAAGCCTGTTTAAAGACAGTAAcatgtttaaaacattttggaCATACACAAAACTGAGAGACTCAACAGCATTATTTGCTGCATTTTGGATCCATTGCTTAACTACCTAAAACTATCCCCAGCGAAGCAGTTCTGTGTTTACTATAATCATGAATGTTCTCTACTGATACTACAAATAATGAttctgtaaataaatttttatttaacgaAGCAGAGGTAATATTTATGATAGGCCAGGCATTTTGTTATTCCCTATCTAGAAGTCTGGTCTAACTTATGAGTCCCGTTATTAAATTCTGTTGCTATTTTTCTTGATGTGTTGCTTAACTAGATTATATTTTCAGGCTTCCGTGTACAAGATTTGCAGAGAAATGTATGACGATGGAGTGGGTTTACCTTTTCAAAGTCAGCCTGACCTTATTGGAGACAAGTATGTGATGAAGCATTTGGATTTGTTGGATTTGGGAGTAGCGTTTCATAGCCAGGTTTATCAGGTTGAGGGGGAGGTGATGACTAGAAATAAAGTTTTCTAGAAACTCCActttagttttaataaaatttggatattaatgtttattttcagtttcttcttaacACCAGATGTAGTTTCCGTAGGCTTCCATTCAAGTACAGTAGACCTACATCACTGAAGTCTGAAGTTTTGTGTTATAAACTCACTCTGCCCTCTTTTCTTCTGAGCAGGTTAGTAGGAGGGCTGCTTTCCCTCAGCCTGGATTACTGTTTTGTTCTAGAAGATGAAGATGGCATATGTGGTTATGCCCTGGGCACTGTAGATGTGAcccctttcattaaaaaatgtaaaatttcctgGATTCCCTTCATGCAGGAGAAGTATACCAAGCCAAATGGTGACAAAGAACTCTCTGAGGCTGAGGTAATAACAGGTTTAGAATTATATTACAgtaatttttcttaaagtaagCAGATACATCTTAAAAATCTCAGTGCTTTCTAAATTTCCtacaaaaaaagaattcttaatgCTTATTCTTAagcataatacttttttttttaaaccataccaggacttttttttttttttcttttttttgagatttgtaaTTAATTTATTAGAGCACACatgcgagcagagggagagggacaagcagaccctgtTCCGAgagcggagcctgatgcagagctggatcccacaacccctgAGATttcgacctgagccaaaatcgagtcagatgcttaaccagctgagccacctaggc is part of the Ursus arctos isolate Adak ecotype North America unplaced genomic scaffold, UrsArc2.0 scaffold_7, whole genome shotgun sequence genome and encodes:
- the OGA gene encoding protein O-GlcNAcase, coding for MVQKESQAALEERESELNSNPAVSAGASLEPPAAPAPGDDNPAGAGGAAVAGAAGGARRFLCGVVEGFYGRPWVMEQRKELFRRLQKWELNTYLYAPKDDYKHRMFWREMYSVEEAEQLMTLISAAREYEIEFIYAISPGLDITFSNPKEVSTLKRKLDQVSQFGCRSFALLFDDIDHNMCAADKEVFSSFAHAQVSITNEIYQYLGEPETFLFCPTEYCGTFCYPNVSQSPYLRTVGEKLLPGIEVLWTGPKVVSKEIPVESIEEVSKIIKRAPVIWDNIHANDYDQKRLFLGPYKGRSTELIPRLKGVLTNPNCEFEANYVAIHTLATWYKSNMNGVRKDVVMTDSEDSTVSIQIKLENEGSDEDIETDVLYSPQMALKLALTEWLQEFGVPHQYSSRQVAHSGAKASVVDGTPLVAAPSLNATTVVTTVYQEPIMSQGAALSGEPTALTKEEEKKQPDEEPMDMVVEKQEETDHKNDSQILTEIVEAKMAEELKPMDTDKESIAESKSPEMSMQEDCISDIAPMQTDEQTNKEQFVPGPNEKPLYTVEPVTLEDLQLLADLFYLPYEHGPKGAQMLREFQWLRANSSVVSVNCKGKDSEKIEEWRSRAAKFEEMCGLVMGMFTRLSNCANRTILYDMYSYVWDIKSIMSMVKSFVQWLGCRSHSSAQFLIGDQEPWAFRGGLAGEFQRLLPIDGANDLFFQPPPLTPTSKVYTIRPYFPKDEASVYKICREMYDDGVGLPFQSQPDLIGDKLVGGLLSLSLDYCFVLEDEDGICGYALGTVDVTPFIKKCKISWIPFMQEKYTKPNGDKELSEAEKIMLSFHEEQEVLPETFLANFPSLIKMDIHKKVTDPSVAKSMMACLLSSLKANGSRGAFCEVRPDDKRILEFYSKLGCFEIAKMEGFPKDVVILGRSL